A region from the Drosophila mauritiana strain mau12 chromosome 2L, ASM438214v1, whole genome shotgun sequence genome encodes:
- the LOC117150841 gene encoding ATPase family AAA domain-containing protein 1-B, which yields MDSQEGTQCHILAVVIRVCVFSALTYYTAKWMINVLDPNNKIRGKAKYAAEEQLRKLNSSATGAAKKFRARDFNEHEMMIASHLVTPEDIDISWSDIAGLDGTIQELRETVVLPVRHRKLFSRSKLWRAPKGVLLHGPPGCGKTLIAKAIAKDAGMRFINLDVGVLTDKWYGESQKLATAVFTLAKKLQPCIIFIDEIESFLRMRGSNDHEATAMIKTQFMLQWDGLMSNTNICVLVLGATNRPQDLDKAILRRMPAQFHIGVPRDCQRLEILQLILQTEQLCPSVNLKELARLTTGFSGSDLRELCRHASLYRMRQFMREKLNTGEKIGKGKIEWDFEVKDHALQEWEHLEIQMDDLLKSLSVMKASKHQAQGTFVEKDLELD from the coding sequence ATGGACTCGCAGGAGGGAACTCAGTGCCACATCCTGGCCGTCGTAATTcgggtgtgtgtgtttagCGCGTTAACGTACTACACTGCCAAATGGATGATCAACGTGCTGGATCCCAATAATAAGATCCGGGGTAAGGCGAAATATGCGGCGGAAGAGCAGCTGCGCAAGTTGAACTCCTCGGCGACTGGCGCGGCAAAGAAGTTTCGAGCCCGTGACTTTAATGAGCACGAGATGATGATCGCTTCGCATCTGGTGACTCCTGAGGACATCGATATAAGTTGGTCGGATATAGCCGGACTGGATGGGACAATCCAGGAGCTCAGGGAGACGGTGGTTCTCCCAGTGCGTCATCGTAAACTCTTTAGCCGATCGAAACTGTGGCGAGCGCCCAAGGGAGTCCTGCTGCATGGGCCGCCTGGTTGTGGCAAGACCCTGATCGCCAAGGCCATTGCCAAGGATGCTGGAATGCGATTCATAAATCTGGACGTGGGTGTGCTAACGGACAAGTGGTACGGCGAAAGCCAGAAGCTGGCCACGGCCGTTTTCACGCTGGCCAAAAAACTTCAGCCCTGCATCATCTTCATAGACGAAATCGAATCTTTTCTCAGGATGCGGGGTAGCAATGATCACGAGGCCACCGCCATGATAAAGACTCAGTTTATGTTGCAGTGGGATGGGTTAATGAGCAATACCAACATTTGTGTCCTCGTTTTGGGGGCCACAAACCGGCCGCAAGACCTCGATAAAGCCATCCTACGCCGTATGCCCGCACAATTTCACATTGGAGTGCCGCGAGACTGCCAGCGACTGGAAATCCTTCAGTTGATCCTCCAGACAGAGCAACTGTGTCCTTCGGTTAATCTAAAGGAACTGGCCCGCTTGACGACTGGGTTTTCAGGATCCGATTTACGGGAATTGTGTCGCCACGCATCCTTGTACCGTATGCGCCAGTTTATGCGCGAAAAGCTGAACACCGGCGAGAAAATTGGAAAGGGCAAGATTGAATGGGACTTCGAGGTAAAGGATCATGCCTTACAGGAGTGGGAGCACTTGGAAATCCAAATGGACGACCTTCTCAAGTCGCTGTCGGTCATGAAGGCGTCGAAACATCAGGCGCAGGGCACTTTTGTCGAAAAGGATCTGGAGTTGGACTGA
- the LOC117137423 gene encoding uncharacterized protein LOC117137423: MSNSKLPICIVWDRSWKRYIDSIQILSGSVRGKPENENDGGNRILDIRRQPPEWCHNYMSTFRENTSSSMICAGDTKSNLCNADSSSPLGAMVVHKKIQRYVQIGIATMNQRCNMPSIYTDVLSHMDFILRAWRYYSKGHSSSESSSAKKSPTNKK; encoded by the exons ATGTCCAACTCGAAACT ACCGATCTGCATTGTGTGGGATCGTTCGTGGAAACGCTATATCGATAGCATTCAGATACTAAGTGGCTCTGTACGGGGCAAGCCAGAGAACGAGAATGACGGTGGAAACAGAATCCTGGACATCCGACGCCAGCCACCAGAATGGTGTCACAACTATATGAGCACCTTTAGGGAGAACACATCGAGCAGCATGATCTGCGCTGGGGACACGAAAAGTAATCTATGCAACGCGGACTCCAGTAGTCCTCTGGGAGCCATGGTGGTTCACAAAAAGATACAGAGATATGTCCAGATCGGCATTGCCACAATGAATCAAAGGTGCAACATGCCCAGTATATACACGGAtgtgctaagccacatggacTTTATCCTGCGAGCATGGCGGTATTATAGCAAAGGTCACAGTTCCTCAGAATCTAGTTCAGCGAAAAAGTCACCGACTAATAAAAAATGA
- the LOC117150212 gene encoding vitamin K-dependent protein C, giving the protein MDSVVIGISALLFLLPVPGSSQYLDGRCGLLSNGKIANNISSPWMAYLHTSELLYVCGGTVITEKLVLTAAHCTRANEQLVAHVGEFMGTEDANDTMLSEHQVSQTFIHPLYNTTTNANDIAILGLATDIVFSKTIRPICIVWWTIWRNYIDNIQVLSGAQWGLPNYQNESDAFRIIEIRRQPANMCSTQNGTAILSSQFCAGDSDSKLCNVDFSSPLGAIISFKNFRRYVLIGIATTNQKCKRASVYTDVLSHTDFILSVWRQYHKSERSPKTWDLQNNYDVENTTLNANSED; this is encoded by the exons ATGGATTCAGTTGTAATTGGAATCTCAGCACTGCTGTTTCTGCTCCCCGTCCCGGGATCATCGCAATATCTCGACGGAAGGTGCGGACTTCTGTCGAATGGGAAGATTGCGAATAATATCTCGAGTCCGTGGATGGCTTATCTTCATACTTCGGAATTGCTATACGTGTGCGGCGGAACTGTGATAACTGAAA AACTAGTTCTGACTGCAGCGCATTGCACAAGGGCCAACGAACAATT AGTAGCTCATGTTGGAGAGTTTATGGGAACGGAAGATGCTAATGACACGATGTTATCCGAGCACCAAGTAAGCCAAACCTTTATACATCCCTTATACAATACGACTACAAACGCCAATGACATAGCTATTCTCGGCTTGGCTACAGATATTGTGTTCTCAA AAACCATTAGGCCTATTTGCATAGTGTGGTGGACCATTTGGAGAAACTATATCGACAACATCCAGGTGCTAAGCGGTGCACAATGGGGTCTACCCAATTATCAAAATGAAAGCGATGCATTTAGAATTATAGAGATCAGACGTCAACCAGCAAATATGTGTTCTACCCAAAACGGAACTGCAATTTTAAGCAGTCAGTTTTGCGCTGGAGACTCGGATTCCAAACTCTGCAACGTAGACTTTAGCAGTCCTCTGGGAGCCATTATATCCTTCAAGAACTTTCGGCGCTATGTTCTAATCGGCATTGCAACCACTAACCAAAAATGTAAAAGGGCAAGCGTTTATACGGATGTCCTAAGTCACACCGATTTTATTCTTTCAGTATGGCGACAGTACCACAAAAGTGAAAGATCTCCCAAAACGTGGGATCTGCAAAATAATTACGATGTGGAAAATACTACATTGAATGCTAATTCAGAAGATTAA
- the LOC117137432 gene encoding serine protease grass-like — translation MVFLKSTDGDFVCGGTLITNSLVLTAAHCLKPNQTLFARLGEYIRSEKDDKCVGSYCHVRAKHKVDEAFKPRLFHNKMFWNDIAILRLEKPVVYRDNIRPICILLNPKWKKYIDKIPILTGTGWGKTEHGTDSDALRTLDIRRQPPQMCLQYIGANIVGNQFCAGNSNSNLCNGDSGGPLGALIPFKNSKRYVQIGIASFTNRQCKYVSVYTDVISHIGFILKVWRNFGNGHKKTVSNRPQVRPSTGPLTRPPTRPPTRPPTRPPSPTSPPSPPIPPSPPIITPPAPNPPSMPPVIPPIPEPNFIDPMPGHWDINYDSVWDSHEGHYGKVDYDWYNDYSPESDSHEYRHRYPGNFPMIF, via the exons ATGGTATTTCTTAAATCAACTGATGGTGATTTCGTGTGCGGCGGAACTTTGATCACAAACA GTCTGGTACTGACTGCAGCGCATTGCCTAAAACCGAACCAGACATT ATTTGCTCGTCTGGGGGAGTACATAAGAAGTGAAAAAGATGACAAATGCGTTGGAAGTTACTGCCATGTCCGAGCAAAGCACAAAGTGGACGAGGCTTTCAAGCCACGGCTATTTCACAACAAAATGTTCTGGAACGACATAGCCATTCTGCGACTAGAAAAACCAGTGGTTTACAGAG ATAACATTAGGCCCATCTGTATTTTGTTGAATCCTAAATGGAAGAAGTATATCGATAAAATTCCGATACTAACCGGAACTGGTTGGGGCAAGACCGAACACGGAACCGACAGCGATGCGCTCAGGACCCTAGACATAAGGCGGCAGCCACCGCAAATGTGCCTCCAGTATATCGGTGCTAATATCGTGGGAAATCAGTTCTGCGCGGGAAACTCGAACAGTAATCTGTGCAATGGCGATTCCGGTGGTCCTCTAGGTGCCTTAATTCCCTTTAAGAACTCGAAACGCTACGTCCAAATCGGTATTGCCAGCTTTACAAACCGACAATGCAAATATGTTAGTGTGTACACGGACGTTATAAGCCACATCGGCTTTATTCTCAAGGTTTGGCGTAACTTCGGCAACGGTCACAAAAAGACAGTTTCAAATAGACCTCAGGTCAGACCTTCAACGGGACCGCTAACCAGACCACCAACCCGACCGCCAACTAGACCACCAACTCGTCCGCCGAGTCCGACGAGTCCACCGAGTCCACCGATTCCACCGAGTCCACCTATTATCACCCCACCAGCACCGAATCCTCCTTCCATGCCACCTGTCATACCCCCGATTCCGGAACCTAACTTTATAGATCCCATGCCAGGACATTGGGACATCAATTATGATTCGGTTTGGGACTCCCATGAAGGTCATTACGGGAAAGTGGACTATGACTGGTATAATGATTATAGCCCAGAGAGCGATTCGCACGAGTATAGACATAGATATCCAGGAAACTTTCCAATGATTTTTTAG
- the LOC117147056 gene encoding serine protease grass-like, translating into MHTAVIGVPAFVGIILMFQLLHPGCSQFLDPACGIRTQSRTAHRIINGHTAKYNSSPWMVFLHSTTDMFVCGGSLITNKLVLTAAHCFIANQHLVARLGEYERTRSEECIGYYCNFREEHMVDAGFKHKLYDPKTHANDIAILRLAKSVVYRDNIRPICVVWDHKWRQYIDNIDLLTATGWGKTEMESDSDALQTLDIRRQPPEVCARFIGQTIAGNQFCAGNWDSNLCNGDSGGPLGAMITHKNTQRFLQIGIASYTNRNCQKASVFTDVLSHAEFILRVWRMYGKGQRLPIPKKPTTTTRPPTWWHTPKQTFQDYDYDTNHGSHWDWNYSPEWYPGGYFYISTW; encoded by the exons ATGCACACCGCAGTAATCGGAGTTCCAGCATTCGTTGGAATTATTCTGATGTTCCAGCTTCTACACCCCGGATGCAGTCAATTTCTCGACCCAGCCTGCGGAATTCGAACACAATCGAGGACTGCGCATCGCATAATCAATGGCCATACAGCTAAATATAACTCGAGCCCCTGGATGGTTTTTCTGCACTCGACTACAGATATGTTTGTGTGCGGCGGATCTCTCATTACGAACA AACTAGTACTAACTGCAGCTCATTGCTTCATTGCAAATCAGCATTT AGTAGCCAGGCTGGGGGAGTATGAAAGAACGAGGAGTGAAGAATGCATCGGATATTACTGCAATTTTCGAGAGGAGCACATGGTAGATGCGGGCTTCAAGCACAAGTTGTATGATCCAAAAACACATGCTAACGACATTGCCATTCTGCGGTTGGCCAAGAGTGTCGTGTACAGAG ACAACATCAGGCCCATTTGCGTTGTGTGGGATCATAAGTGGAGGCAGTATATAGACAACATCGATTTGCTAACTGCAACTGGATGGGGAAAGACCGAAATGGAAAGTGACAGTGATGCTCTTCAGACGTTGGACATTCGTCGCCAGCCACCAGAGGTGTGTGCTAGGTTCATCGGCCAGACCATCGCTGGTAACCAATTCTGCGCAGGAAACTGGGACAGTAATCTCTGCAATGGCGATTCCGGTGGTCCATTGGGAGCAATGATAACGCATAAAAACACACAGCGCTTTCTCCAAATCGGTATAGCCAGCTATACGAACAGAAATTGCCAAAAGGCAAGTGTTTTCACTGACGTTCTGAGCCATGCCGAATTTATCCTTCGAGTGTGGAGGATGTACGGCAAGGGTCAAAGGTTACCGATCCCAAAGAAACCCACAACGACCACCCGTCCACCTACATGGTGGCATACTCCAAAACAGACTTTCCAAGACTACGATTATGACACCAATCATGGATCGCATTGGGATTGGAACTACAGTCCCGAGTGGTATCCTGGAGGCTACTTTTATATTTCAACCTGGTAA
- the LOC117150564 gene encoding LOW QUALITY PROTEIN: serine protease grass (The sequence of the model RefSeq protein was modified relative to this genomic sequence to represent the inferred CDS: deleted 1 base in 1 codon), with amino-acid sequence MEIVVIAMAFILLLLAVFPLLGSTQFLDSACGTQAPLKLGPRVVNGKVASRNSSPWMAFLHTSSNQFICGGTLISRRLVLTAAHCFIPNTTIVVRLGEFNRRLKGYREEHQVDRTFQHRLYDQNTHANDIALLRLLSNVVYKASIRPICIMWDVSWKHHIDSIKVLTGTGWGRTESMHDSSELRTLDISRQPSKMCAFGSVLSNQFCAGNWNSNLCDTGGPVGAMVRYRNAYRFVQVGIAITNQRCQRPSVYTDVMGHIDFIRRIFLSQNGNDRIQSTPKPDKEPEFDWNNPYPILL; translated from the exons ATGGAGATCGTTGTAATCGCAATGGCATTTATTCTGCTGCTATTGGCAGTTTTTCCCCTTCTGGGGTCAACGCAATTTCTTGATTCGGCATGTGGTACACAAGCT CCATTGAAGCTTGGACCTCGTGTAGTTAACGGCAAAGTCGCGAGTAGAAACTCTAGTCCTTGGATGGCTTTTTTGCATACGTCGAGTAATCAATTCATTTGCGGCGGAACTCTTATATCTCGCA gACTGGTACTCACTGCAGCTCACTGTTTTATTCCGAATACCACAAT CGTTGTTCGTCTGGGCGAGTTTAATAGAAGGCTAAAAGGATATCGAGAGGAGCATCAAGTGGATAGGACCTTTCAGCACCGCCTTTACGATCAAAACACGCATGCCAATGATATAGCCCTACTGCGACTGCTGTCCAATGTAGTTTATAAAG CGAGCATCAGGCCTATTTGCATTATGTGGGATGTGTCGTGGAAACATCATATCGATAGCATTAAAGTGTTAACTGGTACTGGATGGGGAAGAACTGAATCGATGCATGACAGCAGTGAGCTCAGGACACTGGACATTTCGCGTCAGCCTTCAAAAATGTGCGCTTTTGGCAGCGTTTTGAGCAATCAGTTTTGTGCCGGAAATTGGAACAGCAATCTTTGCGATACTGGTGGTCCTGTGGGAGCAATGGTTAGATATAGAAATGCATACCGCTTTGTTCAAGTAGGTATAGCCATAACTAACCAAAGGTGCCAGAGACCTAGTGTATATACTGATGTCATGGGCCATATCGACTTTATCCGTCGTATATTTTTGTCGCAGAACGGCAACGATAGGATCCAGTCGACACCAAAGCCAGATAAAGAGCCGGAATTCGATTGGAATAATCCTTATCCTATACTCTTGTAG